TGGAAGAAATAACTCATTAACTCAATGCTCCTTCTGCAAACTTGTTGAATAACAGCAATTACCAGCAAGGCTCTAGTAAAGGAGTAATATGCTCCACCTGGTCCTTGAAGAGGGCTTGAGGGTTGTCTTCAGCCCTTTGCCCCAAAGCCTGCAAAGTCACTCAATCTGGCAGATACACAGGGTTAACCTGGCCCTTCTTCTCTTCTGAGCTGCAGGTTTGGCCGCAAGCCCATCCTGACCTGGAGCTATCTCTTGCTGGCAGCCAGTGGCTCCAGTGCTGCCTTCAGCCCCAGCCTCACTGTCTATATGATCTTCCGATTCCTGTGTGGCTGCAGCATCTCGGGCATTTCTCTGAGCACCATTATCTTGAGTGAGCCACAGTGGGAGCCTGAGGAGCAAGGGTTTGGGGAGCACCAGCCAAAAGCTGAGAGAGTAGGTTTGAGTCAACCCAGAGACCCTACCTTTGGTTTCTCAAGATCCTTCTGAAtttaacaacaaccacaaaatagTGTCAGCAGCTATGGAgctataagacttgccttgggtCTGGGTACTTTATCTGAGCCTATGCAGCACATACACAGAAGTGAGTGACAGATGAGGCACAAAGCAAGGGAAGTCACTTTCCAGTAGAAAGACATTAAAAATGAACTAGGGAGGAGAGAGGCCCAGGTTTGTGTCCTGTGTCCTTGGGTTTCAAGTGCAGTATCTACAAAATGGTGATAATTGAACACTTGGGAGCAGATGAGGGCAGGTAGCTACTGGGAGGGAGAAGCTGATACCACTTCACAGAGAGGTGCTGGGACCTGACAAGACCCTAATTTGGTCCTTGGGCTCCTCCCACAGATGTGGAATGGGTACCCACCTCCACGCGGGCCATCTCATCAACAACTATTGGGTACTGCTACACCATTGGTCAATTCATTCTGCCTGGCCTGGCCTATGCCGTTCCTCAGTGGCGCTGGCTACAGTTGTCCGTGTCTGCTgccttcttcatcttctccttgTTGTCCTGGTATGTGGCTCTCTGATGCTCCCCTCTACCCCCAATTCCATCTGGGGGGGATAAATAAGGGTTCCATGCCTAACCTGGGTATCCAACCCCATTTATTCCCAGCTCCCATGTGCTAGAGTCAAGGAAGGCCCTCCAGGGTTGCAGGGTTACATGTGCTGAAGCACACTGAACAGAAGAACAAGTGCGGGGAGCACTGGGGGCTTCCTGCAGCTAAAGAAGGGGCATGAGTTGAGATGGATGAGAGAGGACTGGTCCAGAATGAGCACAGAAAGCCAGGGAAGCCTCAGCTTCACATGGAGGAGGATGGAAAAGCATAGAAGGTGTCTATGGGTATGACAGGCCTGGCCTAAGTTCTATTTGTGAAGGAAAAATATGGTCCAAACATACGGACCCACATGGTGAAGCTAAGGacagaagtggggggggggctgtgtagAGGATTCTGGGGAAGAAatgtaaaagacattttaaaagaagtatCTACAGAACTGGGACATTTTCAGATTTAAAGTACAAAAGAATACCCAAAGTAGAGTCTCAACTTGAAAATCTCTGAAAATTGAGGTGGTTTGGTGGGAGATCCAGAGGAGGCAGAGAACTCCTTATTAACCGGCTCAACCCCAAGCcatacagaaaaatagaaaattagtCAGTCTAACTTACTACTGAAGTTCCAGAAGCCACAAGCATTCCAAGGAAAAGCTGTGAAACTTTTGAGTAACTATTTCTAAAGTATACATAAGACTCCATTCTTGACAGTAATTAATCTTATCTCTGATCTTTCTGGCATCTCTGTTTGATGGGAGTATTATTGTCCCTATTCAAAGATGAGAAAACTTCAACTCAGGGAAGGTGGCATAGAAAAGTACAGACTTGAGATGGAACTTTACCTATGAAATAAGCATAGACCTGTCAGAGACGAATGGCACTCTGAAAGTCAGAGGGAAGATGGGACtcgagtgggggtggggggcagaaacATGTACACAACCTGGTCTTCGAgcagtcaggagacagaatcGGCAGGTCGTCCGCAGAGTACAGTTGAGAGCTCAGTGCCCCTTACCCTGTGACTTGGGGCAGGTCTCAACCACTCTGAGGACCAAGAGTTTTCTATGTAAGATGAGGATGACACTGCCGATTACCCTAAGTATTATGGGATTGACCTATAGGAAGATTTGTTAGCTGGGAGCCCTTATGTCTGACTGTCATTCTCAAGGAGACAAGGCTAGGATCCTGGGCTCAGCCATGAGTCATGAGAGGAATTCCTTCACAATCTTGGTGAGAGCAGGCTCATAGGACTGTCAAGGCAGAAACAAGCTGGAAGTGCATGAGAGACAGACTCAGAAAGCTGGGAGCACGGGTCTGAGGCCAGGTCCATCCTCCAAAGGCCCTGAAAGAATCCAGACCAAAGACATCCACATCCAACATCAAGAAACCTTGGttgaaggcagaggaaggcttTTTACAAGTTAAGGGGAAAGTGTGCTACATTTTGTCCTAAGGAGAGGAAGCCCAGGGACAAAGATGGGCCAATGTGAAGCTCCACAGAAAGTGCTTTAGCCACCTGAGGTTCTTGCAGCCTCCTATTCCACGACCCCAGATGCAGAAGGGACTCTGGAACAGGAGCCACTCTGTTTTGACTCTGGCCCCCAGGTGGGTACCAGAGTCCATACGCTGGCTGGTTCTGTCTGGAAAATTCTCAAAGGCTCTGAAGACACTCCAACGTGTGGCTACCTTCAACggcaagaaggaggaaggggaaaagctCACTGTGGAGGTAGGTGGGGAGGGGGTGTAGCTGAGGCAGAACCATGTATCTGCCTCTCTTGCCTGTTTCCTTGGCTTAGAGCTATATCCCATCTGCTCCCCCAATGAATCTTCTAGAAGAACTAGACTTGAATCTCCTTTCCTTCCACCAGCAAGGCCCACTAATAGTACCCATCCTTCTCCTATGTCCAAAGGAGCTGAAGTTCAACTTGCAGAAGGACATCACCTCAGCCAAGGTCAAATATGGCTTATCTGACTTGTTCCGAGTGTCCATCCTGCGCCGTGTgaccttctgtctctctctggcctGGTAACCTGCCACCTCTTCCTATCATGCCCTGCACAGGGCTGATGAACAAGGAGGTATCCATCAGGGCAAAGCCTACGGTGCCtgcaaaagaaatcaagagaatGCCTCCTAGGGCTGCTAAGGCCAGCTTCCATCCCAGAAGCCCCACATTCAGCTGAGAGAGTCTGCCTCCCTCTGAGGTAGCACTATGCCACACAGGACATGTGCTCTAGATCCTTCAGTGCACATTCCGGGGACAAAACTTTCCCCACAGTCAGCCTCTCTGTCACTAAAGCTCTCTAGCCTATCTGGAACCACACAGAGCAGAGATGACCCTGCAGACTGCTGACTTACAAGAAGCAATTATGTGTCTCCCAAGTTTCCTCTTCTGACTGATTCTACATCTTCCCCAAATTCTTTTTGTGACCCGGTTGTGAAACCATTTTCCATCCTAGTCGTCCCCAGGATTAAATTTGTCCTGCACTTTACCATAAttctgaaagaagaaaggggagttACCTGATCACTGTTTACAGCTTGACTCTCACCTTTGCCTTTGGATGTTCTACTTCTACTGAACAAAAAcagatcatttcctgcctcctCTGGTTTCTGAAAATATCTCCAGTCCTGTTACTCTATGAACCCAATCTTGGGCAACTTCGCCATGAATACCTTAGACAATGCCAGACATGACCaatcaatcccagcactttagcTCAGACACAATCTCACAACTGTACTCAAGCAGTGTGAATGAATCAGTTATAGATACCACAATAAACAAAACTAATTTTCATCCTGGTAATCCATAGGCGATGGGAAGAGACCTCAGCTTAGCTGGAGGTGCTGACcaatgcctctctgtctctcaggttTGCTACTGGCTTTGCCTACTACAGTTTGGCTATGGGAGTAGAAGAATTTGGAGTCAACATCTACATACTCCAGATCATCTTCGGTGGGGTTGACATTCCCGCCAAGTTCATCACAATCCTCTCCATAAGTTATCTGGGCCGGCGCATCACTCAGGGCTTCCTCCTGATCCTGGCAGGAGTGGCCATCCTGGCCCTCATCTTTGTGTCTTCAGGTGAGAGGTTACCCTAGGACCCCCTGGAAGAGGCTGCCACCAGCTGGAAAGTGAACTCCAGCTTTGTGACCCCTCCTCCAATTCACTTTGTTGGCCTTGAACAAATCCCTACTTTCTGTAGGACTCGGGTTATTCTTGTAGGAAACAACTCAATTGACCTACATAACAAAGCACTAGGAGTAGCAGATGGATTcttacctttttcttttcatgtgaGCTTCTGGGCAACCGAAGTACAAAGGCAAAGTCTGCTAAGGAGTGAGGACATTCAGGGGCTTATGAACACCAAGGCCCATCCCCTAACCCCTTCCCATGCAGAAATGCAGctcttgagaacagcactggctgTATTTGGGAAGGGATGCCTGTCTGGCTCCTTCAGCTGCCTCTTCCTCTACACAAGTGAGCTCTACCCTACAGTCCTCAGGTAGGTGATGCACCTGGGTCAGGGGCTAACACACGGAACTGAATCCTCCTCCTGCCCTCTATGCAGGGGTCCCAAGACTGTCCTTTAAAAGCCTTTGGCACAGGCTGCCAATCCCGTCTCTAAACCCTCCCAGGCAAACAGGTATGGGTATCAGTAACATATGGGCTCGAGTGGGAAGTATGATAGCCCCACTGGTGAAAATCACGGGAGAACTGCAGCCCTTCATCCCTAATGTCATCTTTGGGACCATGACTCTACTGGGAGGCAGTGCTGCCTTCTTTCTGCTTGAGACCCTCAATCGGCCCTTACCAGAAACTATCGAGGACATACAAGACTGGTGAGCTCTTTGCCTCTGGCACACATGTCTCCCCTTTGAGCAAACAGGCCAGAGCGCCAGGTTTTTACTAAACTCTTTGTCCCTAGGTACCagcaaaccaagaaaacaaagcaggAGCCAGAAGCAGAAAAGGCATCCCAGACAATCCCGCTGAAGACTGGTGGACCCTAGCTAAGAACAACAGAATCCTCTTTCCTGCCTTCCAGAGACTGATCCCAAGCAGGGCCCTTCCAAGGCTATTCGAGCACCTTAGGGGTTGGGTGGAGCCCCAGCTGGCTCCATGCTCTCAGAACAAAGACTTCTGAGAGTTCAGCAAAAGTGTTTTACCTTCACCACCTCCACCGTAGCCCACAACCCAGACCTGGCCTGTTCACAGCCCTAGCCATACTCACTCCTGCACTCATCCTCCCTGCAACCCAGGCCCTGCCATTTTTCTCTACCCTCTTTGTATTGGCCATTTCCTCCATTGTCCCACCTCCATTTCCCTTTGAGATTCCCTGGCAGTTCTAATGGTTTCCTCTTACCTTCCCCAAACTCTCTCCTTGGTGGGAAATTTCAATAAACCACAATGAAGAACTCAGGCCATGCTTCGTGGGAAAGAGGGCTGGCCATGATGTggacatgtgagcacacacacataccacacacatacacatacacacacacacacacacacacacacacacacacacacacacacacacttgtccaTCTGTACCATATGAACATAAAGATATGGGAACTAAGCTGCATGCAAGCTAGCCTGCTATGAATGCATACATGTGTCCTAGTCTGTTTGTGCAGGTATAACAAACTACCACAAGCTGGATTGTCTGAATAACAGAACTGTGTTGCTCATAGTTGTAGAGGCTCGGAAGTCCAACCTGGGTCAAGGGATCGGGCATTCAGTGACTGGTGAGAACCTTCATACTGTGTCTCTACAAAGCTGGTTCTGTCCAGCTATTTCATCAGGCACTAATCCATTTCCTGAGAGCAAAGCTGTGTTAGCTTTCTATCACCATGTCAAAGTACCTGAGGTAAACAACTTAAAACAAAAGTTTTATCTGGGCTCTCAGTTGGAGGTTTTGTTCCATGCTCACTAGGCATTGTTGCCTCAGAGCCACTGTAGAACATCATCACGGGTAGCACTTCAACCCTCTCCAAGGGTTTATATTCCCGAGGCCTGCTAATCAAATACTTCCAGAACCCTACatattagggtttctattgctatggtaaaacaccatgaTTAAAAGCCTCTccgggagaaaagggtttatttcatcttacaatgcTCAGGTTCCACCTCCtcaaatcagggcaggaactgaagtagaggtCATGAAGGAACACGGCTTACTGACTGCTCCTCTTggcaccaccagcccaggggtggcatcaGCCATAGTGGGCCAGGTCCTGCCACGTCAATCATTAATCATGCCAATACCCCACAGGTTTGTCTACATGCCAGTCTTATGGAGGGATTTCTCAATTAGGATTCCCTCCTCCTAACTTGTGTTacgtgacaaaaaaaaaaaaaaagagccaggacACTCAGCTTGGATCAGTTCCATCCAAGCACTCAACAGAGGCTATTGCCACTATATAGGACATGCCAACCTACTCTATTGCTTCCCATTATCAACCACAGAGCTAATGACTGCTCTCAAGTATGTATTTAGAGATTTGAGAGGGTGCTTAATAAACATAAAAGGATTTTACTGTACCCTGCCTCCATCTTTCAGTGATTTCTCACGGGGATAAAACTTCAACCCTCTTACAAGGCACACCAGAATCAGGCCCCAACCTGCCCCAGCCATTTCAATTTTAACACTCCGGTTTTACGTGCTGAAATCCAGCCTCGACACAGCTTCTTTCTGCTCATAAACTGTCCCTGCTTTTCATTCAGCACTAGAATTTTCCCCTGTTGGGCTCTCAATGCATTTGGCTCACTCACAACTTATCTTGGGGTCTCAACTTGTATAACTTCCTCCCAAAAGACAGTTCTGAGGCTCCAAAACCTGTATTTGGTAGCCTACAGATTGAACAATAAATTGTGGTTACAGTTGCATCTTGGTATAGATTTCCCCAGAAGTGGATCCCAAGACAAGGATTTGAATGAAAAGTACTTTATTGGATAGGAGAGTCAAGAAAATAGGCAGTGTGGGGCTAAGTTTGAGAGAAGGAGCAAGAgccaggaggagagggagagggcagaaAGATCCCGCTGctacccaccccaacccccactcacACTGACCTGTCACCCAACCTCATGGGAAACTCCATTTACACTTGGTTTGGATGCAGGAGTCTTCCTTGCCAACCTTTAAACAGTTTGGGGCTGGTACCCAGCCAGGATCAGCCACACTGACCTTGGAGACCTGACTTTTACAGTGAGGTTATCAGGTTTCATTTTCGAACTTGACATCTGCTGGTGGGGTTTCAACCATAGAGCCTGAGATTAGCTGATGATGGGGCCAGCAATGCCTCTCCTTGGCT
This genomic stretch from Mus musculus strain C57BL/6J chromosome 19, GRCm38.p6 C57BL/6J harbors:
- the Slc22a8 gene encoding solute carrier family 22 member 8, translating into MTFSEILDRVGSMGPFQYLHVTLLALPILGIANHNLLQIFTATTPDHHCRPPPNASLEPWVLPLGPNGKPEKCLRFVHLPNASLPNDTQGATEPCLDGWIYNSTRDTIVTEWDLVCGSNKLKEMAQSVFMAGILVGGPVFGELSDRFGRKPILTWSYLLLAASGSSAAFSPSLTVYMIFRFLCGCSISGISLSTIILNVEWVPTSTRAISSTTIGYCYTIGQFILPGLAYAVPQWRWLQLSVSAAFFIFSLLSWWVPESIRWLVLSGKFSKALKTLQRVATFNGKKEEGEKLTVEELKFNLQKDITSAKVKYGLSDLFRVSILRRVTFCLSLAWFATGFAYYSLAMGVEEFGVNIYILQIIFGGVDIPAKFITILSISYLGRRITQGFLLILAGVAILALIFVSSEMQLLRTALAVFGKGCLSGSFSCLFLYTSELYPTVLRQTGMGISNIWARVGSMIAPLVKITGELQPFIPNVIFGTMTLLGGSAAFFLLETLNRPLPETIEDIQDWYQQTKKTKQEPEAEKASQTIPLKTGGP
- the Slc22a8 gene encoding solute carrier family 22 member 8 isoform X2, with the protein product MTFSEILDRVGSMGPFQYLHVTLLALPILGIANHNLLQIFTATTPDHHCRPPPNASLEPWVLPLGPNGKPEKCLRFVHLPNASLPNDTQGATEPCLDGWIYNSTRDTIVTEWDLVCGSNKLKEMAQSVFMAGILVGGPVFGELSDRFGRKPILTWSYLLLAASGSSAAFSPSLTVYMIFRFLCGCSISGISLSTIILNVEWVPTSTRAISSTTIGYCYTIGQFILPGLAYAVPQWRWLQLSVSAAFFIFSLLSWFATGFAYYSLAMGVEEFGVNIYILQIIFGGVDIPAKFITILSISYLGRRITQGFLLILAGVAILALIFVSSEMQLLRTALAVFGKGCLSGSFSCLFLYTSELYPTVLRQTGMGISNIWARVGSMIAPLVKITGELQPFIPNVIFGTMTLLGGSAAFFLLETLNRPLPETIEDIQDWYQQTKKTKQEPEAEKASQTIPLKTGGP